A window of Betaproteobacteria bacterium genomic DNA:
GAGGATCGCCGCATCAGCCAGGACATTCTGATTCCGGCAGGCGCAAACGGCGGCGCGAAACCCGGCCAGGTCGTAATCGCCGAAATCATCGAGCAACCGCAGCGCCACGCGCAACCGGTCGGACGTATCGTCGAGGTGCTCGGCAACTACGCCGATCCGGGAATGGAAATCGAGATCGCGCTGAGAAAGCATGATCTGCCCCACGAATTTTCCGCGGAGGTCGAAAAAGCGGCGGCGAAGTTTCCGGCCGTGGTTACCGAAAAAGACCTCAAGGGACGCGAAGATCTGCGCAACCTGCCGCTGGTGACGATCGACGGCGAAACCGCAAAGGACTTCGACGACGCGGTTTACTGCGAGCGCCGCGGCAAGGGATTCAAGCTCTGGGTGGCCATTGCCGACGTCAGCCATTATGTGCAGCACGGCGACGTCATCGACCTGGAGGGGCGGGAGCGCGGCAATTCGGTGTATTTTCCCCGTCGCGTGATCCCGATGCTGCCGGAGGTGCTGTCGAACGGCTTGTGTTCGCTGATGCCGAAGGTCGACCGTCTGTGCGTGGTGTGCGAAATGGATGTCTCGGCGCGAGGTGATATTGCCGTTTACCGCTTCTATCCGGCGGTGATGCATTCGCGCGCGAGGCTGACGTATACCAGGGTCGCGCAGGTAATCGAAGATCCGCAGGGCGAGACTGCGCGCGAACTCAAAGACCTGGTGCCTCATCTTCAGACGCTGCACGCGCTCTATCAAGGTCTGGTCAAGGCCCGGGCATTGCGCGGCGCGATCGACTTCGAGACGGTCGAGACGCAGATGTTTTTCGACGACGAGGGCAAGATCGAGCGCATCGTCCCCACCCAGCGCAACGATGCCCATCGCCTCATCGAGGAATGCATGCTGGCGGCCAATGTGTGCGCTTCGGATTTCCTGTCGAGCCACGATCATTCCGCGCTGTATCGCGTGCACGAGGGGCCGACGCCGGAGAAGCTCGCCGCGCTGCGCGAGTTTTTGCGCGAATTCGGTCTGCAACTGACCGGCGGCGATAACCCTCAGGCCAAGGACTACGCGCGCCTGCTGGAAAAAATCAAGACGCGCCCGGATGTCCAACTTTTGCAGACGGTGATGCTGCGTTCGCTGCGGCAGGCGGTATACAGCCCGGACAACGTCGGTCATTTCGGCCTGGCCTACGAGGCCTATACGCACTTTACGTCTCCGATCCGGCGCTATCCGGATCTGCTCATCCATCGTTCGATCAAGGCGGTCCTTGCGGGCAAGCGCTACGAACCCGGCAACTGGCAGGAACTGGGTATTCATTGCTCGGAAACCGAGCGCCGTGCCGACGAAGCCACCCGCGATGTCGAAGCTTGGCTCAAGTGCTACTACATGCAGGACCGCATCGGCGAGCGCTTCACGGCCACCGTCAGTGGTGTGACCAGCTTCGGTGTATTTGTGGCGCTCCACGAGGTTTATGTGGAAGGCTTGGTGCATATCTCCGAACTGGGCCCCGACTATTTCCACTTCGACGCTGCCAAGCATCAGCTGCTAGGCGAACGCACCGGAAAACGTTTCCGGCTTGGGGATCGCATTCCGGTAAAACTCGTGAGAGTCGATCTCGAAACGGCCAAAATCGATTTCGTGCTCGATGAGGCTGCGAAAGACTCGCGATGAATGGCAGGCGGGTCGTCTATGGGTTGCACGCGGTGACGGCTGCATTGAAGCGGAGGCCGGAGGCGGTAATCGAAGTGTTGCTGGATGCCAGGCGCCGCGACCCCCGCGCGCGCCGCCTCGCGGATCTGGCCAAGGCGGCAGGCGTGCGGCTTCTGGAGGTCGATACCGAGCGGCTGGAGGGATTCGCCAAAGGCGGCCGGCACCAAGGCGTTGCGGCCTTCGTCGAGGAGGTGGCGCTCGCCGCTTCGCTGAACGAAGTGCTGGACAATCTTGGCGAGCCGGCTTTTCTGCTGGTGCTCGATGGGGTACAAGACCCGCACAACCTGGGTGCCTGCCTCAGGGTAGCTGACGCCATGGGCGTGCACGCGATTGTCGCGCCCAAGGACCGCGCTACCGGCTTGAACGCCACCGTCCACAAAGTTGCCTCGGGCGCAGCGGAAACCGTGCCTTTCATTCCTGTTACGAATCTCGCGCGAACGCTAAGGGAATTGAAAGATAAGGGAATTTGGGTAGTCGGTACGGGCGAAGGCGGGACCTTGTTCGACGCGAAACTTTCCGGCGCGCTGGCACTGGTCGTGGGGGCCGAAGGCGAGGGCCTGCGCCGGCTGACCCGCGAAACTTGCGACGAATTGATCTCGATCCCCATGCTCGGCCAGGTGGAAAGCCTGAACGTCTCGGTGGCGGCCGGCATCTGTCTGTACGAGGCCCGCCGTCAGCGGCATAGATCCGCAGGCCGTTAAGCCATTGACCATGCGTGAAAATGGTTGAGGCGACCGGGGTGCCGCTGATATAATTTTCAGTTAACCCCGGTCATTCCGAATCGGGGTAATACACACGCCAGCCAAGTATGGGTGCCCGCACAGGGTCCGGCAGGCGGAGGCTTAACCCTTACAGGAGAAATTCATGTCGGTCACCATGCGTCAAATGCTCGAAGCGGGCGTCCATTTCGGACACCAAACCCGTTACTGGAATCCGAAGATGGCGCCTTTCATTTTCGGTCATCGCAACAAGATCCACATCATCAACCTCGAGAAGACCCTGGTCATGTACCAGGAAGCGGTGAAATTCGTCCGTCAGCTTTCCTCGAACAAAGGCAGCATCCTGTTCGTCGGCACCAAGCGCCAGGCGCGTGAAATCATCCGCGAAGAGGCGGTGCGCGCCAGCACGCCGTTCGTCGATCATCGCTGGCTCGGCGGCATGCTCACCAACTTCAAGACCGTGAAGCTTTCGATCAAGCGTTTGCGCGACATGGAACTGATGGTGCAGGACGGCTCACTGGAGAAACTGTCGAAGAAGGAGCAACTCACCTTCCAGCGCGAATTGGTGAAACTCGATCGCAGCCTGGGCGGCATCAAGGAAATGAACGGACTGCCGGACGCGCTGTTCGTCATCGACGTCGGCTATCAGAAAGGCGCGATTACCGAAGCCAACAAGCTGGGCATTCCGGTGGTGGGGGTGGTGGATACCAACCATTCTCCGGATGGCGTTGACTATGTCATTCCCGGCAACGACGATGCCAGCCGCGCAGTGCGGCTGTACGCACGCGGGATCGCGGATGCGATCCTCGATGGACGCAGCCAGACCATCAAGGAAATTGTCAGCGACGAATTCGTGGAAGTCGACAGCACGGAAGAACAGGCCACGGCCTGAACGGCGCAGTTGCCAAAAAAAAGGGGGCGCACGCCCCTTTTTTTTGCAACTGGATTTTTCTAACTGGAACTCTGGACGAACGCAGCCAATCGAAAGAGCGGACGCGACTCAAGGAGCAGGCAAGAATGGCGGACATTACCGCGGGCATGGTCAAGGAACTTCGCGAGCGCACCGGGCTCGGCATGATGGAATGCAAGAAGGCGCTGGAAGAAGCGGCCGGCGACATGAAGAAGGCCGAGGACTTGCTGCGCATCAAGAGCGGTGCAAAGGCGGGCAAGATGGCGGGGCGCGTCGCTGCGGAGGGTGCGATCGGCGTCTACGTTTCCGGTGACGGTAAACTCGGCGCGTTGGTCGAAATCAACTGCGAAACCGACTTCGTCGCCAAGGATGCGAATTTCGCCGGGTTCGTGAAGTCGGTTGCCGAACTGGCGGCGTCCAGGGGCATCACGGACGTCGATACGTTCGCCAGGGCCGAGCTGTCCCCGGGCCAGACCGTCGAGGCAACACGCCAGGCGCTGGTCATGAAGCTTGGCGAAAACATGAGCGTGCGCCGCATTGCGGTTCACAAGGCCAAAGGCAAGCTCGCGTACTACCTGCATGGCACCAGGATCGGCGTAATGCTGGACCTGGAAGGCGGCGACGACGTGCTCGGCAAGGACTTGTCGATGCACATCGCAGCCTCCAAGCCGATTTCCGTTTCGAGGGATCAAATCTCCGCGGACCTGATTTCACGTGAGCGCGGCATCGCCAAGGCGCGCGCGCTGGAATCCGGCAAGCCAGCCAACATCATCGACAAGATCGTCGAGGGCAGCGTGCAGAAATATCTCGCCGAAGTCACGCTGCTCGGCCAGCCTTTCGTCAAGGACGACAAGGTCACGGTCGAAAAGCTGCTGGCGTCCAGGGGCGCGAAGGTAAATGCGTTCACGCTGTTCATCGTAGGAGAAGGCATCGAGAAGAAGTCGAGCGATTTTGCCGCCGAAGTGGCGGCGCAGGCCGCCCAGGCGCACTGAACGGGACCTGGCCGCGGATGAAATGAAACCCGCCTATAAACGCGTCCTGCTCAAGCTGTCGGGGGAAGCCCTGATGGGGGACGATGCTTATGGTATCAACCGCGAGACCATCGATCGCATCACCGCCGAAGTAAAGGAGATACTGAACCTCGGCGTCGAGGTCGGCGTGGTCATCGGCGGCGGCAACATCTTTCGCGGTGTTGCGCCGGCGGCAGCGGGAATGGATCGCGCGACCGCGGATTACATGGGCATGCTTGCCACGGTGATGAACGCTTTAGCGCTGCAGGACGCGATGCGGCGGCAGGGACTCAAGAGTCGCGTGCTATCGGCGCTCAATATCGAGCAGGTCGCGGAACCCTACATCCGCGGCAAGGCGATGCGCTATCTCGAGGAAGGGCGGGTGGTGATTTTTGCCGCCGGCACCGGCAATCCGTTTTTTACCACCGACACTGCTGCGGCGCTGCGCGGCATGGAAATGAATGTGGACATCGTGTTGAAGGCGACCAAGGTGGACGGTGTCTATACCGACGACCCCAAGACGCATCCGGACGCGATGCGTTACCAGCGCATCAGTTTCGATGAGGCGATCGTGAAGAAGCTCAAGGTGATGGATGCCACCGCACTGACACTGTGCCGCGACCAGAAACTGCCGATCTGCGTGTTCAGCATATTCAAGGTTGGTGCGTTGACGAGGGTGGTGCTGGGCGAGGACGAAGGCACACTGGTCTACGCCTGAGAAGCCGTTAGGAGGAAGACGACATGACCATTGCAGACGTGAAGAAGTCGGCCGACCAGAAGATGCACAAGACGCTGGAGACGCTGAAGGTCGACCTGGGCAAGGTTCGCACCGGCCGGGCGCACACCGGCATTCTCGATCATGTCCAGGTCGATTATTACGGCAACGCCACGCCGTTGAATCAGGTCGCAAACCTGTCCCTGCTCGATGCCCGCACCATCAGTGTCACGCCATGGGAAAAGAAAATGGTTCCGGCGATCGAGAAGGCAATCCGCGATTCCGGCTTGGGATTGAACCCCGCGTCGATGGGCGAGGTGATCCGGGTGCCGATGCCGGCACTGACCGAGGAACGCCGCCGCGATCTGACGAAAGTGGTGAGGGGCGAAGCCGAGAACGCACGGATCGCGGTGCGCAACGTGCGGCGTGATGCAAATACCGGATTGAAGGAACTGCTCAAGAGCAAGGCGATTTCGGAAGACGACGATCGTCGTGCGCAGGACGAGATCCAGAAACTCACCGATCGCAATATCGCCGAGATCGACAAGGCCCTTGCAGCCAAGGAAGCCGATCTGATGGCCGTCTGACATCCCGCGTGTTCAACAGTTCCACCATCACGGTTCCTCCGGTCGGCGCAGTTCCGCGCCATGTCGCCATCATCATGGACGGCAACGGACGCTGGGCGAAAAGCCGTTTTCTGCCGCGGGTGGCGGGGCACAGGCGTGGGCTCGAAGCGGTGCGCGCGGTGACCAGGGCCTGCGTGACGCAGGGCGTGCGGTATCTGACGCTGTTCGCGTTCAGCAGCGAGAACTGGCGGCGCCCGAAGGACGAGGTTTCGTTCCTGATGGAACTGTTCGTGATCGCGCTCGAGCAGGAGGTTGCCAAGTTGCACGAAAATCGCATCAGGTTGAAAGTGGTCGGCGACCTGTCGAGCTTCGAGCCGAGGCTGAACAGGATGATTGCCGAAGCCGAGACGCTCACGGCGGCCAACGACCAGCTTACGCTGACGATCGCCGCGAATTATGGCGGCCGCTGGGACATTCTGCAGGCTGTCAACCGCATGACAGGTGATCTGACCCAGCCGCCGGGAGGCTATCGCGAAGCGCATCTCAGTCCGTATCTTGCGATGAACTATGCGCCCGAGCCGGATCTTTTCATCCGCACCGGCGGCGAGCAGCGCATCAGCAATTTCCTCCTCTGGCAGCTCGCCTACACCGAGTTCTATTTCACCGACGAACTCTGGCCCGACTTCAATGCGCAATCGCTTGGTCGCGCGATTGATTCCTATCGAAACCGGGAGCGCCGCTTCGGTCGCACCAGCGAGCAGCTCGCCGGTGAACCCGTGCCGGTCGATCCGCTGCGTGAGTCCGGTGGGGATTCCCGCTAACCCGGCGGCGGCAGGCGCCGGCGCCGCCCGATCCGTGCTCAAACTGCGCGTACTGACCGCCATGGTGCTGGTGCCGCTGCTGCTGGCCTGCACGTTCCTGCTGCCCGGTACCGGCTGGCAGCTGTTGACCTGCTTCCCGATTGCGCTGGCGGCAGGCGAATGGGCGCGTCTTGCCGGATACCAGCGCACCACTCGCATTGTATTCATCGGCATCATCCTGGCGAGCTGCCTCGCATTTGTGGCGGCATTTTCGAGCGCAAGGTTTTCGGGCGGCGCCAGTGGACTGTCAAGCCTGCTGTTCGTGGTGGCGCTGATGTTCTGGACGATCGCGGTGCCGCTCTGGCTGTATCGCGGACGGCGCGTGACGCAACCGCTGATTCTCGGCACGGTCGGCTGGATCGTTCTGGTTCCGGCGTGGCTCGCCGCTGCTTTTCTGCAAAGGTCGCCTTGGTTGCTGCTGGCAATGTTGCTGGTGGTCTGGATCGCCGATACCGCCGCTTATTTTGCCGGCCGCAGTTTCGGTCGCCGCAAGCTGGCACCGCAGATCAGTCCCGGCAAAACCTGGGAAGGTGTCATTGGTGCATTCGCTGCCGTGCTGATATATGGATTTGTCGCGAGCTTCGTACTGCAGCCGTCCGCGAATGTCTTTGATCGTCTCGTTACGATTATTTTTATCGCCGCGATGACAGTGATCAGCATTGTCGGGGATCTGTTCGAGTCGTGGATCAAACGCGGAGTCGGTGCGAAGGACAGCGGCAGCCTGCTGCCCGGCCACGGCGGTATCCTCGACCGAATCGACAGCCTCACGGCGGCGTTGCCGTTCGCCGCGCTCTACTATCTGCCGGCGCTCGGTTGAACATGAAGCGGCTTGCCATCCTCGGATCCACCGGCAGCATCGGCGCCAACACGCTCGCCGTGGTGGATCGCCATTCCGATCGTTTCGAAGTCGTCGCGTTATCGGCGGATCGGCAGGTCGATCGGTTATTCGAGCAATGCCGCCGGTATCGACCGCGGTTTGCCGCGATGGCGGACGCGGCGGCGGCCGGGCAATTGCGGCTGAAGGTTCGCGAATCGGGATTGGACTGCGAAGTGCTGTCCGGTGCGCAGGCGCTCGAACAAATCGCCGCCGCTCCCGAAGTGGATGCGGTGATGGCTGCGATCGTCGGGTCCGCCGGATTGCGCTCGACGCTGGCAGCGGCTCATGCCGGCAAGCAACTGTTGCTCGCCAACAAGGAAGCGCTGGTCATGGCTGGCGGCCTGCTGATGGATGCGGTGGCGGCCAGCGGCGCGATGCTGCTCCCGATCGACAGCGAGCACAATGCGATTTTCCAGGCCTTGCCGCGCGACTTCGACGGCAGCTTCCCGCGCGCGGGCGTCAAACGATTGTGGCTGACCGCGTCGGGCGGGCCGTTCCTGCGCACGGCGCGCGAGTTGCTCGACAAGGTTACGCCGGAGCAGGCCTGCGCCCACCCGAAGTGGATCATGGGCCGCAAAATTTCGGTCGACTCGGCGACGCTGATGAACAAGGGTCTGGAAGTCATCGAGGCGAGTTTCCTGTTCAAGGCGAACCCGTCGCAGATCGAGGTGGTCATACATCCGCAAAGTATCGTCCATTCGCTCGTGGAATACGTCGACGGGTCCGTGCTGGCGCAACTCGGCAATCCCGACATGCGCACGCCGATCGCTCATGCGCTGGCCTATCCCGAGCGCATCGATCCCGGTGTGCAATCTCTGGACCTGTGCGCGATCGGTTCGCTGCAATTCGAGCGGCCGGACCTCGACCGCTTCCCCTGCCTGCGGCTCGCCTACCGCGCGCTCGAGGTGGGCGGCAACGCGCCGATCGTATTGAATGCAGCCAATGAAGTCGCAGTAGCCGGTTTTCTGTCCGGCCGCTTGGGCTTTGCCCGTATTTCGGGCGTCGTGGAAGAGGTGCTTGCGCGCATCACGGCCAGCCGCGTGCGCACACTCGAAGACGTGCTGGCAGCCGATGCGCAGGCGCGCGCGGAAACCGAGCAACTACTGGGCGCCGTAGCGGTGTACCGATGACCATGTCCATTTTCTCGACTCTGATCGCATTCGTAGTCGCACTCGGTGTGCTGATCGTGTTCCACGAACTGGGCCATTATCTCGTCGCACGCCTGTGCGGCGTGAAGGTACTGCGCTTTTCGGTTGGCTTCGGTCTGCCGTTGTGGCGCCGCAAGTTCGGCGCCGATCAGACGGAGTGGGCGGTTTCGGCCTTCCCGCTGGGTGGCTACGTCAAGATGCTCGACGAACGGGAAGGGCCGGTCGCACCCGAGGAGCGCCATCGTGCATTCAACCGGCAAACCGTGGTGAAGCGTTTCGCCATCGTGCTTGCCGGACCGGTGGCCAATTTCCTGCTCGCCATCCTGCTTTACGGGATGTTGTTCATGCACGGAGTTCCCGGCATCCGCCCGGTCGTCGGCGTACCGGTTCCGGGCACACCGGCGGCGAACGCCCAGATCGCAGCGGGCGAGTTGATCGCGAGCATCGATGGCGCCGAAGTGGCCACCTGGCAGGATCTCAGGTGGGCGCTGCTGGAACATTCGCTGCAAAAGGCTACCGTCCAACTGGAAATGCATACCGAACACGGCGACATTCAATTCCGGCGGCTCGATCTGTCGTCGATCGGACCGGAAAAGATCGACGTCGACCTGCTGCAGGCGATCGGATTGACACGTTTCCAGCCGCCGCTCAAACCGGTGATCGGACGCCTTATCGCAGGCGGTGCCGGTGAACGCGATGGTCTCAAGGAGGGGGACGAAGTTCTCGAGATCGACGGACGTGCCATCGCCACGTGGGAGGAACTCGTTGCGTCGATCACTCGCGCGCCGGGACACTCGCTCCGGTTCAAAGTGATGCGCGCCGGGGCGACGCACCAGTTCGCAGTAACGCCGGAAGCGAAGCAGGAGGGCGGCA
This region includes:
- the rseP gene encoding RIP metalloprotease RseP — its product is MSIFSTLIAFVVALGVLIVFHELGHYLVARLCGVKVLRFSVGFGLPLWRRKFGADQTEWAVSAFPLGGYVKMLDEREGPVAPEERHRAFNRQTVVKRFAIVLAGPVANFLLAILLYGMLFMHGVPGIRPVVGVPVPGTPAANAQIAAGELIASIDGAEVATWQDLRWALLEHSLQKATVQLEMHTEHGDIQFRRLDLSSIGPEKIDVDLLQAIGLTRFQPPLKPVIGRLIAGGAGERDGLKEGDEVLEIDGRAIATWEELVASITRAPGHSLRFKVMRAGATHQFAVTPEAKQEGGKALGRIGAAPKIDEASVKRLITEVRYGPLESVAKAVERTWDVSTFTLKMLGRMIVGDISLKNLSGPITIADYAGQSAQLGWLAYVSFLALISISLGVLNLMPVPLLDGGHLMYYVAEIVKGSPVSDRVMEVGQQVGMVLLFGLMAFALYNDINRLFGG
- a CDS encoding 1-deoxy-D-xylulose-5-phosphate reductoisomerase: MKRLAILGSTGSIGANTLAVVDRHSDRFEVVALSADRQVDRLFEQCRRYRPRFAAMADAAAAGQLRLKVRESGLDCEVLSGAQALEQIAAAPEVDAVMAAIVGSAGLRSTLAAAHAGKQLLLANKEALVMAGGLLMDAVAASGAMLLPIDSEHNAIFQALPRDFDGSFPRAGVKRLWLTASGGPFLRTARELLDKVTPEQACAHPKWIMGRKISVDSATLMNKGLEVIEASFLFKANPSQIEVVIHPQSIVHSLVEYVDGSVLAQLGNPDMRTPIAHALAYPERIDPGVQSLDLCAIGSLQFERPDLDRFPCLRLAYRALEVGGNAPIVLNAANEVAVAGFLSGRLGFARISGVVEEVLARITASRVRTLEDVLAADAQARAETEQLLGAVAVYR
- a CDS encoding UMP kinase codes for the protein MKPAYKRVLLKLSGEALMGDDAYGINRETIDRITAEVKEILNLGVEVGVVIGGGNIFRGVAPAAAGMDRATADYMGMLATVMNALALQDAMRRQGLKSRVLSALNIEQVAEPYIRGKAMRYLEEGRVVIFAAGTGNPFFTTDTAAALRGMEMNVDIVLKATKVDGVYTDDPKTHPDAMRYQRISFDEAIVKKLKVMDATALTLCRDQKLPICVFSIFKVGALTRVVLGEDEGTLVYA
- a CDS encoding phosphatidate cytidylyltransferase — encoded protein: MLKLRVLTAMVLVPLLLACTFLLPGTGWQLLTCFPIALAAGEWARLAGYQRTTRIVFIGIILASCLAFVAAFSSARFSGGASGLSSLLFVVALMFWTIAVPLWLYRGRRVTQPLILGTVGWIVLVPAWLAAAFLQRSPWLLLAMLLVVWIADTAAYFAGRSFGRRKLAPQISPGKTWEGVIGAFAAVLIYGFVASFVLQPSANVFDRLVTIIFIAAMTVISIVGDLFESWIKRGVGAKDSGSLLPGHGGILDRIDSLTAALPFAALYYLPALG
- a CDS encoding elongation factor Ts; its protein translation is MADITAGMVKELRERTGLGMMECKKALEEAAGDMKKAEDLLRIKSGAKAGKMAGRVAAEGAIGVYVSGDGKLGALVEINCETDFVAKDANFAGFVKSVAELAASRGITDVDTFARAELSPGQTVEATRQALVMKLGENMSVRRIAVHKAKGKLAYYLHGTRIGVMLDLEGGDDVLGKDLSMHIAASKPISVSRDQISADLISRERGIAKARALESGKPANIIDKIVEGSVQKYLAEVTLLGQPFVKDDKVTVEKLLASRGAKVNAFTLFIVGEGIEKKSSDFAAEVAAQAAQAH
- the rnr gene encoding ribonuclease R yields the protein MKTTKKNSKSASGKTAARGRATDIRARDPFLEREQSRYEHPLPSREHILDILLEQGVPVSVDKMAQLLSIAPHEADPFERRLGAMERDGQIMRNRKNAICVVDKLDLVKGRVQGHPDGFGFLVRDGEGEDLFLHPGEMAKVLHGDRVVAREGGINARGRREGHIVEVLERANVKVVGRFLNEHGIGVVAPEDRRISQDILIPAGANGGAKPGQVVIAEIIEQPQRHAQPVGRIVEVLGNYADPGMEIEIALRKHDLPHEFSAEVEKAAAKFPAVVTEKDLKGREDLRNLPLVTIDGETAKDFDDAVYCERRGKGFKLWVAIADVSHYVQHGDVIDLEGRERGNSVYFPRRVIPMLPEVLSNGLCSLMPKVDRLCVVCEMDVSARGDIAVYRFYPAVMHSRARLTYTRVAQVIEDPQGETARELKDLVPHLQTLHALYQGLVKARALRGAIDFETVETQMFFDDEGKIERIVPTQRNDAHRLIEECMLAANVCASDFLSSHDHSALYRVHEGPTPEKLAALREFLREFGLQLTGGDNPQAKDYARLLEKIKTRPDVQLLQTVMLRSLRQAVYSPDNVGHFGLAYEAYTHFTSPIRRYPDLLIHRSIKAVLAGKRYEPGNWQELGIHCSETERRADEATRDVEAWLKCYYMQDRIGERFTATVSGVTSFGVFVALHEVYVEGLVHISELGPDYFHFDAAKHQLLGERTGKRFRLGDRIPVKLVRVDLETAKIDFVLDEAAKDSR
- the frr gene encoding ribosome recycling factor; its protein translation is MTIADVKKSADQKMHKTLETLKVDLGKVRTGRAHTGILDHVQVDYYGNATPLNQVANLSLLDARTISVTPWEKKMVPAIEKAIRDSGLGLNPASMGEVIRVPMPALTEERRRDLTKVVRGEAENARIAVRNVRRDANTGLKELLKSKAISEDDDRRAQDEIQKLTDRNIAEIDKALAAKEADLMAV
- the uppS gene encoding di-trans,poly-cis-decaprenylcistransferase, whose translation is MTSRVFNSSTITVPPVGAVPRHVAIIMDGNGRWAKSRFLPRVAGHRRGLEAVRAVTRACVTQGVRYLTLFAFSSENWRRPKDEVSFLMELFVIALEQEVAKLHENRIRLKVVGDLSSFEPRLNRMIAEAETLTAANDQLTLTIAANYGGRWDILQAVNRMTGDLTQPPGGYREAHLSPYLAMNYAPEPDLFIRTGGEQRISNFLLWQLAYTEFYFTDELWPDFNAQSLGRAIDSYRNRERRFGRTSEQLAGEPVPVDPLRESGGDSR
- the rpsB gene encoding 30S ribosomal protein S2, with the protein product MSVTMRQMLEAGVHFGHQTRYWNPKMAPFIFGHRNKIHIINLEKTLVMYQEAVKFVRQLSSNKGSILFVGTKRQAREIIREEAVRASTPFVDHRWLGGMLTNFKTVKLSIKRLRDMELMVQDGSLEKLSKKEQLTFQRELVKLDRSLGGIKEMNGLPDALFVIDVGYQKGAITEANKLGIPVVGVVDTNHSPDGVDYVIPGNDDASRAVRLYARGIADAILDGRSQTIKEIVSDEFVEVDSTEEQATA
- the rlmB gene encoding 23S rRNA (guanosine(2251)-2'-O)-methyltransferase RlmB; the encoded protein is MNGRRVVYGLHAVTAALKRRPEAVIEVLLDARRRDPRARRLADLAKAAGVRLLEVDTERLEGFAKGGRHQGVAAFVEEVALAASLNEVLDNLGEPAFLLVLDGVQDPHNLGACLRVADAMGVHAIVAPKDRATGLNATVHKVASGAAETVPFIPVTNLARTLRELKDKGIWVVGTGEGGTLFDAKLSGALALVVGAEGEGLRRLTRETCDELISIPMLGQVESLNVSVAAGICLYEARRQRHRSAGR